The genomic region ACTTGACATAATCATGTTGAAGTTCAAGAATAACCGCCTTCGTTGACTTGAACTTCGAATCAGACGATGTAGGGTCCATTTCATGGCACAGGGCATGTAAAATCTCTTGTCAATTAAGTTAAGCTCAATAGTTGGATGCCATGAATTAAACCCcttaacaaatattttaataattaaaactcaTTATAGTATACTTACATAGAAAGTCGTGCCAACGTTGCATATTTTCTGCTTGTACAACAGAGACGATGCTCCTGACTACGCTTACACATGACGCTAATGCATGCGTCAACGTGTTAGCTAGTCAGCCACTCATCTTGCTTCTCCATTAACTTGAAAAATTTGAGGCCTTCTTGCCTTACGATGCTCAAAATGTTAACCATGCACATATAAAATACTAGCATCAAAAGTTGCTgaattcaattattttgaacCATAATGCCTAATATCGTGTaatgttttcattttatctGGCTTGATTGTTATTCTTGAAATGCTCGTATTTGTCCTTGAATGCATCCTTTGTTTTGCGTTGGACTAATAAGGGGTTAACGTAAAGGCTCCGCAGGTATTTGCTGGCCATGCTCAACCATGCATCTTCAACCTGAGGTGGAGCCTCAAGAAAAGGTGTGCTTTGAGCATGTTGTAGGGCCTTAAGTGGAGTTATGCTATGAGCAAGATGTGGGGCCTCAATTGGAGTTGAGCTATAAGGAGGATCTACGTACGAGGCAAGACAAGGTGAGCTTTGAGCTGAACCAATTTGCTCATCAATACCAGTTGGCTCATCACCATCTACCTCATGGGCATCACCCTCTTTGTTGAGCTCACCATCCTATTGATCGATAGACCAACCCTACATAGTGATTGAAATTAAACACATTAAAACATCAAATAGATCTTAAATGCtatatgttgaaaatgaaaacgCTCGAAGCTCATACCTTAACATGGTCAACAAGCTGACGTACAATCCAATCCTCTAACCCCTGCATCCCTCGCTAGATCTCCTATCGGATCTCCAACTGCATTGACTACATTTTTCGTTGAATCTTCAGCTACAGTGACTATAGGTCCTTCTTCCACTACATCTTAATTCGTTTTAACTCATGCTTTAAAAATGTATGCATTTGAAGACACAGCATCAAATCGCACTCATCATCTAATGATTGAGCAGCAGAAACCTCAAGAGTAGCAAAAAGGGTATCGACCTCCTCTGTAATGCGCCTCCGCTTAATGACTTCTATAACTCTTTTCTCTTTACACTGCATAATGATCTTTTGCCTCTATTCAGGACTGAATACTACTCGACCTTACAACTACCATAATGGAACGTATTGATGCCTTTAGGATAGAGGGACATCGATATCGGCCCAATATGCCTTCAAGGTCTCCTTCGCAATTGGCCCCATGGTCCTTAATGCATGCAATTACACCAAAACATACATTGCCATTGAGTTGAAAGATAGTTGAAATattacaacaaaaaaataaaaaataaaaataatttcgtTTCATTCCTCTCCTTGCCTTCACTCTCCAAATTTGCAATCATCTTGTGAAGGCCTGTGGGTCTCTCATCACAATGCCATTTAAGTATTCTTGAATATACGTCTTCATAATGACGTCGAGATCCCATGAAGCTTTGGATATCAGGAATGGCCTCCAACACCTAGAACTACATGTCAATTGTAAGACATTATAAACACCTGATAAAATCTTATGTGTAAAGGAAATGGAAAACCTTATGGCACACTACTTGAAGCACCCATACAAATCCATATAAGTGGTAATGTTTTTTCTGATACATCCCCATTTGTGGAACTTGGAAGCCCCTTGATATATAGTCTACGGTCAAACTCCATACATAGGTATCCTATGGGAATGCATTCCACTAGTCAATGTTCTCGACCAACGAAAACAACCATGAAGTCACCGATCTTCCATAGTCTTGAcctaataaaatattgtttacGATCAAGAGAAGGGATATCTTTGTTGTGTCTCTGTTCTGATAGAATTACCCTCTCTCAACCGTATCTAACACATCTTGGAGCTTCACTTGGCTCTCCACCCCTAATATCTCTCGTTAATTCCTGTGGGGATGACCTAATAGGGATTGGAAATAACATCAGGCATGGGGTCGAACTTGAGTGTTGTCACTAGGCAAAACTCACGCTTCAAGAAAAAGGCCTTGGTATTACCTATGGCAAACCATAACTTACCCTCAATGGTGCTAGGTTCATCTATTCTGCGCAGCAGTAGGTTATGCTCGAGACTGGCACCGAATAAACTCTTTTTTGATTCGATGTTCATCTGTTTCTCAAAGCATGTTCTCTTCATTATGtccaattaattttttttcgcAGTGCCTCATGTATGACATGCAACTACATCCACTTGTAGTGGATGTTAATGCTAGCGTTGAAACCCCATTGGTCCCTCGTAACACGGAGCAAAGCTTCCATGTTCTCTTGTTCTGTTCTGGCCATCTGCAAcagaaaacaaataacatttccATTTAGTGAATGTGATCAAggaagatttaaaaaaaaacaaaaacaaaaactagtTTTTACTATCTTTGCATACATAGAAGACTAAAAGAAAATACATGAAGCACGTGTTAAGAATCGCTTATTAAGTAACAAAACATATACATAACACAAGCATTAAAGTTgagcaaaaaattaaaaagcatTAATATCCTAGCATTGACTAGAAAATCGTCATGTAATGCCCAATCAAGTAGTCAtgtaatgcctaaaaaccaATTACGCAATGCCCCATCAACCAGTCACACAATGCCCTATAAACCAGTAACACAATGGCTATCAacagtcacgtaatgcctaaaagCTAGTCATGCAATGACTAACAACCAAgcatgcaatgcctaaaaatcagtcatgCAATGACTAACAATTAGTCATGTAATATTCTATCAACGAGTCACGCAATGACTAAATATCAATCACGCAATGCCCTATCAACTATTCacgcaatacttaaaaatcgATCACGCAATCCCCTATCAACTAGTCAGGCAAACcctaagtcacgcaatgcctaaaaccCATAAACCCAATGCCCAAAACCATTCACGCATGccctatcaactagtcatgcaAACCCcaagtcatgcaatgcctaaaaccCCTAAACCCAACGCATAAAACTAGTCACGTATGCCCTCTCAACTAGTCACACATGCCCTCTCAATGTTCAACCCAAAAACTACTAAAACTATCAACTTccatttaacaaaattaacaacttcaaacaacacacaacatttcatttaacaacataatcAACGAAAAAAAATAGCTTTACACTCAAACCACTCCAAAATGCTCATatcaatgctcaaaatgctcaaaacgCTCTAAGTTTTTTCTTTGACTGGCAAGGAATGCTTGGTCTGTAAAGGAAAGCTTGGTCTATCGAGGAAAGTTGAGAAatcaaaatgataaaatacTTGACCTAAAAATATGGGTCGGTTTGAGACATAAACCCAAACATATgagttgattttattaaaggcaattttgtttaaaattaatttctcttggctaaaaataattaaaattataaaagagctattttcaaaaacacttTATGCATGAgggttatttttgaaaaaaccCATTAACTAGTTCACTTTCTATATATGCCCAATCTATAATATTGAATATTAAAGTGAGCCACAATCCACATGAACCAACAATATTCAAGGAGAAGCTGAATCATTATACTCCTCTGCAATTAAAACATTTGTCTTGAAATAATCCACACATAGGCGTATACTTTctgctttttcttctctttccctTTAATTCTTATTCTTAATCATAATTCACTTGGCGAATCTTGATCAAACATTGTATTAGTGCGAGTAACACGGATATCACCGAGTCTTTGCCCTTTATAGCTTTTTCAACATGTTCAAACCTCATACTAGATCTCATGTAATAAATTATTAGCTGCCTCaaatttcttcttgagttggaCATATGATCAAGATGAGGTTAATGATTGAGCATGTTCCTTAGTCATCGAGGAACGATGGTGACAGAATATGGATTAGACCCATCATCGTCGTCGTCATCGTCGTCATACATGCAACAGGGTACACCACACTGACAGTTAAGCATTTCTTCAAGCAAGGTGTAGCCAACATGTTGTAGCCCCTATCACGCTTAGCGCGCCACAAAATCTTCTCTGTGCACTCTCTATATAGATGTTCATTCTGGTTTTATTAATGAGCAAAATGAAACAATCTAGAGAGCCCTAGGCAAATCTTATGAGCAATTGGCATGCAAGTGATCAAATGATTCAATCATATAAATAACACTATAGCTGCTCAGGGTAACATGAAGATGGCACAATGTGAAACTCAAGAGAAAGGTTCTCTAGAAAAGATGAAATGCCTACGCATAGATAGcattttaattggttaattgTTTGAGTTGGTGGAGCAGATGAAGTCATGGACAACTTCGCCTCAACAATGGACGTATACGTTGTAGCATTAGAATATATAgtaacaattaattaacaaaaaaaatgataaaaagagaaaaaaaaaaaacagaaagggAATGGTAGGTAAGGTGGGTGCAAAGTTTATTCACAAGGAGTTGGGTGATGGTATTGTCGATTGTAGTGTGATAGCTGTGGAAGCGTGAGAACATGAACAAAACGGcattagagagagagagagagagagagagaattagAGTACACGCACGCTGAGTGCTGTAGTTGAGAGATGAGGGTGAGGGAATAACGATAGAAAAAGATTGGTGCGGGATCAAACATGCGCACTAAAGAGAAAGCGCACAAAAGCTTCAAcacaattttgaatattttgacGCGAAAACGAAACGAAacaaagcaaaacaacaatACACTCTTCTCCTCTTTGTGGGCCCATTTCCGCCATAGCCAAGAACTAGCCCCCACCTCAACATTCATCCCATCATTGCCATCAAgaattctctctctctcatcaCCATTTTCCCAATTTGCTGTCCTCACAATTTCCCACAGGCAACATCTCTCTGTCTTCATGATAGCAGAgtgttcttttccttttgctgATTCgggttttgtttcttctttttactaCTAAAGATTAAAGATACGTTCAAATGACTCTGGTTTTGATGATGGGTTGTTTCTGAAGGAAGTTGGCTTTTCTTTGGCTTCGTTCTGCTTCTCGCTATAATGGGGAATTGCTTGTGTAGGTGGGAGCCTTCCATTTACAGAGTCTCATCTAATGCTAAGTCAGGtttgtttgattatttttttcattaattaaatttatgtaATTGCTTTTCTTCCTTAAAAACAAATCAATGAACGTaagtatttattttcttttatcactCTATTTTTCGAATTGAAATTTGTAATATTTGAGTTGCAACTTAATTCAAGTAGCTCCTACTCTGTTTTCCTCTGTTTTATCCTCTGCTTCATTGACTTCTACTTTACATCTGATTTCTGtgttatcttcttcttttcttattggaTTCAGTTTCTACCATGAATCTTAGAAATGTCAAATATGCTTCTTTTCCATGTTGtttctttcattatttaaGTTCTTAGATTCGTTGAATCAATTTTGTGGAATTTCTCtgtcttctctctctctctccctctttgTCATCTTTATAGAATGTCTTTCGTACAGATATATGTTCTTGATATTAACAATCTTCTGCAATTAGAATTGGAAAAGACACAGCAAAATGTATTTTTGTTTAGCTCTTCTTTATCCCCACAAAAGAGAGTAgtgggtttttgttttttcttttacaaatGGAAGCCTGTCACCGTAGTGCCCTGGTTCTTATCtcaataatattatataatattgcTACTAAACTTTGAcaagtttttttaaatataaaaaggcATTTCTGGAAGTAATAATTTCTCCATCAGAATCAgcatttcttttctcctttttcttctcatcTTGTGCTGCTTCCTGCTGATGAAATATCCCAAAACTTAAATTATCTCTAATTTTCAGAAATCCTAATTGAATATTGATGTTGGGGAGCTTATTGTAAGATCATAAatgtaaattaaaatagaaatgaaaagagATGGAGAATGAATGAGGTGCTTTGCCTCAACTAATTCACACTTGTCTAAGGAAATCCTTTTCCTGGTCTTTGCGTATCAGGTTTGAGCCTCTAACAATTTAGGCTCTGAAAGATCATCTGGTTGTTAAAACATGGTCTGCAAATTGCAATGCTTTAATCATCTTCTCCTTCAACAACGGAAAAACGATATGGTCTTTTTCGGATTTGAGAATTACATAAATGATGCCATTTGCGCTTATATATCTATTCCTTTTGCAGAGTCTCCAAAAGACCGCAGTCCCTCAGAGAAACAAAGGAGGGACGATAGTAAGTTGCCCTCGAATCCCAAAGAAGTAGAAGACCTACGTCGTGATTCTGCTGCGAATCCGTTGATTGCATTCACGTTTGAAGAGTTGAAGATCATCACTGGAAATTTCAGGCAGGACGGTGTGTTGGGTGGAGGAGGTTTTGGAAGTGTTTATAAAGGGTTGATTTCTGAGGACTTGAGGGAGGGGCTTCAACCCCTTGCTGTTGCTGTAAAGGTGCATGATGGTGATAACAGTTATCAAGGACACAGAGAATGGCTGGTAGTCTTTcgttctctttttgtttttttattgttggTTTTCCTTTTAACCTCTTCTGCTGCATGAACCTTTGAGTGTCCTACGAATTTGATGAGTAGCTTTGTGGACTACTAGGCAGAGGTCATATTTCTGGGTCAGCTTTCTCATCCAAATTTGGTGAAACTTATTGGCTACTGCTGCGAAGATGACCATCGGGTACTAATATACGAGTATATGGCTCGTGGCAGTGTGGAAAACAATCTTTTCTCAAGTAAGTAGATTTCATCACTAAATCAATGACATGCCATTGTAGAAACCTCGAAAATATCTTTGACGACATACATTTGGTGACTAACCAAGAAAAGAACACCATTTGCTTAGGCTAACACAAGTCGTGTTTCATTCGTCTGCCAATCAATGGGAACTCCAATTCCCAACAACCAAAGGAATacgttcatcatcattcttagCCAGATCACATGTATATAGAACAGAGAAGGTAGCATCTAAGACAGCACTTGAAAAGCTACTAGTATGGTTTCTAGTCCTCTAGACGAGATACTTACAGAAAGCTTCTGTCATATATAGTGCTAAAATACTGAAGTAGCTTGTTTCAGTTGGAAATCATTCCCGGTATAGTGGCCTCAAAGGTTACTATATGGTCTTAGGAGGATTTATCTACTTTCTCTATAGCATAAGTTATTTTCACGTAATGTACTAACTTATTCAGGGTATCACCGTAGGCGTAGCATGCCTGCAGTTTTCTTTACTATTTGTTATACGTAACCAGCGAAAATATCCTTTGTTACAGGAGTATTGCTTCCTCTTCCTTGGTCTACTAGAATGAAGATTGCTTTTGGTGCTGCAAAAGGACTTGCCTTTCTCCATGAAGCAGAGAAGCCCGTCATCTACCGTGATTTTAAGACATCTAATATTCTACTGGACCTGGTTAGCACTTGGTTTACTCAAACTTGTTGTGCTCTTTTTTTCTAAAGTAACTATAATTAGGAATTAGAACTCTGATTATATTGGGCAAGGCCAGGACCTTGTTTCAGCATGGATCAGTATAATAGTGTTATCCTTGGTATTGTGTGAAGATAGAAAGAGGAaaataagatattttctttGGTATTTATTGAAAACAAAACTTAAAGATTTGCACACTAAATTCTCAAGAATACCAAAGTTAGatacaataaaaagaaaaaaaaacaaagcttaGAAAATACTTGAAATTTTCCCTTAATTCATTTCACCTTAAGACAAGTATATAAAGGGGAGGTAGTGTCAAAGGACTTGCCTGCTTCAACAAAAATTGCTAACTGCTGCTACTTTTTTCATTATCTAAACACTGAAATATCACAACAAAAAAATCggatatatcaaaaatcacaAGTTAACCTATGCTACAAAAACTGGAGTTAAACTAGAAAATTTGTCAAAGTAGACTGCACCAATCCTATAAGCTACCATTATTCATCACACTTAATTTAATACAACAAAAACCACTCAAGTTTAACTTGAACTAGACAAGGAAAAATTCTACAAGTGTGACGTCGGAATTCATCAAACATTTAATTTGCAACAAACAAGCCAGCTCTTGAAGCTAATAAACTATCTTACAGTGGCTAATGATGATCTGCGTAGGCAAAGTGCAGCATAGCCAGTCATAATTCAGCAATCCTCCTTGGCTGCTTCGCTGCACATTCTAATTTTCTTTCGTAGCATCTCAAATATGTCCTTAGGTAGTTACTTGGTCAAGATATCAGCAAGTTGGTCTTCAGAACTACACTGGACTATATTGACTTCCTTTTCATGTTGTGCTTCCCTAACAAAATGATACTTGATCTTCAAGTGCTTTGTTCTTCCATGGAATGTAGGATTTTTGGCTATTGCCAAATCTGATTGATTATCAACTTTGATTTCTGTGGCGTCCTCTTGTGCAAAATTTAGATCATTCATCAATTTTCTAAGACAAATTGCTAGATTCACAGCTCTAGCTATAACTGTGTATTCTGCCTCTACTATTGACTATGCTATCGtgtctttcttctttgattcCATGCAAAGACACTCGAACAAATGGTTCATATCATCAACAGTAAAGCCCTTGGAGCAATTTGTCTTCACCACCTTTGAACAGTAAAGCCCTTATGTTGCTCCACAAAAATTTTGTCTTGAAGATTTCCATTTGGAAAATAAGACTTGATGTCCAACTGGTGTATCCACCATGGTTTTGTGCCCAATGGCCATTAACAACCTAATTCTGTCAAGTCTTGCAAAATGTACATAGTTTTCTAAGTAATCCATCCCATATTGTTGTGCATGCCCATTAACAACCATCCTTTCCATCGTTTTGTTACAGAACCAGCAGcatttagtttgatttttaacacACACTTTACACCAATCACTTTCTTATGGCTTAATTTGTTCACAAGCTTccatttcttaattttctcaatctcaaaatcatctaGTATTAGCTTTCTCAAAACAACAGATTTGTAGCTTCTTAAAAGCTGTCTGGCTCTAGAATAGACACATTGAGTCTCTCATACACATACATCATCAATTGCATCCTCATTTGGACATTTTTTCTTACGTTAAAATCTCCTTTGTTTATCTTTGACTTCTTCAATCAGTGATTTTTCCCAATTCCAGGTCGCCACTTCATCAAATCTCAAATCTCTACAAACTGTCACCTTCTCATAGAGAGGGTTGTAAATGATGTACCCTTGGGCAATGCTACTAAAGCCAATAAAGATGCCTGCAACCACCTTTTTTTCTAGCTTATCCCTCTTGACATCTGAAATGTGAGTATAACAAATGCACCCAAATACTTTTCAAGTGTTGCACTTGATGTTTGCACCGAAAACTATGCTTCAAATGGAGTCAAGTCCTTCAATGCTTTTGTAGGAAGTCTATGCAGGTAGACTGCTATGTTGACAACTTCTGCCCATAGCTTCTTTGGTAACCCTTTCTCAAACAATAGGcattttgtcatttccattgttctcttgttctttctctcacttatcttattttctttttgggtgtAGGCAATGGTAAATTGATGCTCATGTTCTAGCTTCATTACaaaattcttgaaatttttctGAAGTATATTTTGGCCCTTTGTTTGACCTTATCACTTTTATCCTTTAGCCACTTTGGTTTTAATCCAAGCCTTGCACTTCCAAAACACATCAGCTATTTTTTTGTCAGTTAAGGAAGTAAACCCAACACATTCTGGTataatcatcaataaatataatgaaataCTTGTTACCACTCAAAGATAAAAGTCCTAATTGGATCATAAACATTAACACACACAAGCTGAAGCTTCTTAGATGCTCTTGAAGCTTGATTTATTGGAAATGAAAGTCTGGTTTATGTTTCAAGTTGAAAAACCCCACACACATCCTTCTAATTACCGAATTGGGGGTAAATTAAGAACCAATCCAGATTTATGCAAACTACCTAGTGAATGATAGTTTACATGCCTCATTGTTCCATGCCACAATGATGATGCATCAACAGAACATGGATATGATTCACAAATAGTTGGACACCAATCTAACATAAAACATTTGTTGTTCATGCCTATAGTAACTAATTCACTACCactagattcacaaatcaaacATGTTCTACCCTTGAACACCAAAGAATAATCAGTCTCTAGAAACTGACCGACACTAATTCGATTCAGCTCAATTTCAAGCACAAACAAAACATGTGAAATGAATTTGGTACTTGATTTGGTTTAAACAACTACATCTCCCTTTCCTTTGTCCTTAATATAGTCACCATTGCCAATTTTGATCCTTGAGTGTCGAACCTGTCAAGTTCCCTATATATTCTCTCATTTCAAAACATGTGGTGTGCACAACCACTTATAGTCAACCAAGCATCACTCATTTTTCTTCTGGTAGTATAGCATGTTGCACAAGCGCATGCTCTTCATTTTGTTGATTGGTTTCTGCATTTAAGGCTTGCGTATTCTGCGGTAACCCTTTATTCTTGCTGACCTTCTTTATATGAATCATTTGTTTGCAAGACTTACATTGAATCTTTGGCCGATGCCAACAATACTTCTCCAAATGATGGTTTTCTTACAATGTGAGCACGGctggtactttcttttacacCCATCTTTGCGGCTTTCAACCTCTTTTCACTACTTCTCCCTTCTGTTGCCTTGTTGTCTTCTACCCTTAACACTTTAATGctggtactttcttttacacCCATCTTTGCGGCTTTCAACCTCTTTTCACTACTTCTCCCTTCTGTTGCCTTGTTGTCTTCTACCCTTAACACGTTTATGctggtactttcttttacacCCATCTTTGCGGCTTTCAACCTCTTTTCACTACTTCTCCCTTCTGTTGCTTTGTTGTCTTCTACCCTTAACACTTTAATGagtcttttctttctccttggCTTGGAATGCACCCTCCATCACAACCTCCTATCTATTAGCCCTTCTTTGCTCTTAAGCACAGAGAGCATTTATCAACTTTGAGAAAGAAATATTGGAGAGatctctctaagtgttcgaGGGCTAGGAAATCTTTGACTCATACTTCTATGATAGGGTGGTGATTATCTTTTCCACAATTctctctctttgtttttttttttttataaattcattACCATGCAGCCTTATGTTGTTCACAACGGGCATGATCTTGTATGAATATTGCTTGACAGTATCAGTGTACTACATCTTGAGATTCTCAAATTCTCTGCTCAAGTTAATAAGCTGTTATTGCCTGTTCTTTTTTATGCCTTAAAACTCCTCATTGATCTTGTCCCAAGCTTGCTTTAGAGTGTCATAGGTTGTGATCCTTGTAACAATCACATCAGGCACATCATTTTGAATTGAAGACAAGGCCTTATACTTCTGGGAACACCCCACACTATATTGCTTCATTTGAGCAAATGTTGGATTCTCCCTTAAACATGGAGGTTCCTTCCATATTTCTACAACTTCCAAAAAACCATAAGCTTGAAGATAACATAATTTGATGCATCCAATTTAATTCAGTACACAAAAAAATCACTCAAGTTGAAGTCGAACCAGACAATGAGAAATTCTAGAAGCATAATTTGGGAATTTTATCGAATATATAATTTGCCACACACAAACCACCTTTTAGAATATGAGAAAATGATGTAAGCAGTTAAAAGAGATGGATATGAtacaataaactattttttcataaaaaaaacacaCTAGAAATACAAgccaaataaaatttttgaactcAGACGTTAAACTTGTACtcttatttaaagaaaattattagaaATTGTCAAGTTAAAAGTAAAAGTGAAGATGAAattctttaatctttttttaactAAGTTTAATGATGTCAATATAAGAAAAATcctaatatatttatttataataaaaataagttattaattttcaaaagttGGGTGTGGTAATGTGGCCCTAACACTGGAGAAGgctttatttataattatgatgCTACGGAGGGTATTAATGAGCCATAGATATGATCTTAGTGCACAAATCGCTGAGGGATATGATGGCTGTTACTTCTTTAAAACATTACTTTTGTCAAAACCAAATGTTAAGAACCCTTCATCTAGTTTGTACTTTGAACGTGCTCTGAACACAAAAGTGGCAAGATTTTTAAACCCTTTATGGGGTACCTCTCTCCGCTAGTACAAACAGCCATCTTATTTGAGTTAATCCATGCTCGGGGTGGAGCCTTATTGTTGAAGCCtgagatatatatatagcatGTTTTCCCTAATTATCATGAGAATTTGTGGGTTAATGATGCACAAGAATCTGATTGATTTTATAGTAAGAATTAAGTATGTCAATCACTTGTTTATGTGTTCAATAAACAGGAATACAACGCCAAGCTCTCTGATTTTGGCCTTGCCAAAGATGGGCCCGTAGGAGACAAATCTCATGTTTCCACTCGCATTATGGGAACATATGGATATGCAGCACCTGAATACATCATGACAGGTAAGTTTTTGGTGGCAGTCGTTTCGACATTAAACCATATTTATGCATTCAGCTTTCTTAAGGATGGTTGTCAAATGACTTGAACTTGTTCCTAATtgattttaactaaaaattacTCCCATACAGACAAGTAAAAGCAAATTAGGCTGCCCAATTGATATGATCCATTC from Theobroma cacao cultivar B97-61/B2 chromosome 9, Criollo_cocoa_genome_V2, whole genome shotgun sequence harbors:
- the LOC18589534 gene encoding probable receptor-like protein kinase At5g56460; the encoded protein is MGNCLCRWEPSIYRVSSNAKSESPKDRSPSEKQRRDDSKLPSNPKEVEDLRRDSAANPLIAFTFEELKIITGNFRQDGVLGGGGFGSVYKGLISEDLREGLQPLAVAVKVHDGDNSYQGHREWLAEVIFLGQLSHPNLVKLIGYCCEDDHRVLIYEYMARGSVENNLFSRVLLPLPWSTRMKIAFGAAKGLAFLHEAEKPVIYRDFKTSNILLDLEYNAKLSDFGLAKDGPVGDKSHVSTRIMGTYGYAAPEYIMTGHLTPRSDVYSFGVVLLELLTGRKSLDKSRPAREQNLTDWALPLLKEKKKLLNIIDPRLQGDYPIRGVHKAAMLAYHCLNRNPKARPLMRDIVDSLEPLQGSDEVPTDKTVITVITEVPKEELNNEGHSHCN